One segment of Salvia splendens isolate huo1 chromosome 20, SspV2, whole genome shotgun sequence DNA contains the following:
- the LOC121780546 gene encoding secretory carrier-associated membrane protein 4-like: MNRGNDPNPFDEEEPEVNPFSNGDKSKSRIPNVVSSALGFGQKHEATVDIPLDAMNDSKKKENELAAWEADLKKKEREIKRREDAVNNAGVPVDDRNWPPFFPIIHHDIANEIPVHAQKLQYLAFASWLGIVLCLLFNVVAVTICWIKGGGVKIFLLAIIYALMGCPLSYVLWYRPLYRAMRTDSALKFGWFFMCYMFHIGFCIVAAIAPPIVFQGQSLTGILAAVDVFSDHVLVGIFYLIGFAFFCLETLLSLWVLQKIYAYFRGQK; the protein is encoded by the exons ATGAATCGGGGAAACGATCCCAATCCGTTTGATGAGGAAGAACCTGAAGTCAATCCATTTTCG AATGGCGACAAGTCAAAATCTCGCATTCCCAATGTGGTTTCAAGTGCGCTCGGTTTTGGTCAGAAACATGAAGCCACTGTAGATATACCATTAGATGCTATGAAT GATTCAAAGAAAAAGGAGAACGAACTTGCCGCATGGGAAGCAGatttaaagaaaaaagagaGG GAGATTAAACGGAGAGAAGATGCTGTTAACAATG CTGGTGTTCCTGTCGACGATAGAAACTGGCCTCCATTTTTTCCCATTATCCATCATGATATAGCCAATGAGATACCAGTTCATGCTCAGAAGTTACAGTATCTGGCTTTTGCAAGTTGGTTAG GGATTGTACTTTGCCTTTTATTTAATGTTGTTGCAGTCACCATTTGCTGGATAAAGGGTGGTG GGGTCAAAATCTTTTTACTTGCCATAATCTATGCCCTAATGGGATGCCCGCTCTCATATGTGCTCTGGTACAGGCCTTTGTATCGTGCAATGAG GACTGATAGTGCACTGAAGTTTGGGTGGTTTTTCATGTGCTATATG TTTCACATTGGTTTCTGCATTGTTGCTGCAATTGCACCTCCAATCGTCTTTCAAGGGCAATCATTAAC TGGCATCCTTGCAGCTGTTGATGTGTTTTCGGACCATGTCTTAGTTGGG ATCTTTTACCTGATTGGGTTTGCATTCTTTTGCTTGGAAACACTGCTCAGCTTATGGGTACTCCAG AAAATATATGCATATTTCCGGGGACAGAAatga